Proteins found in one Nostoc sp. NIES-3756 genomic segment:
- a CDS encoding SpoIIE family protein phosphatase translates to MTETEVEKLKLMVVDDEPDNLDLLYRTFRRDFQVYKANHAYKALEILAQEGEMAVIISDQRMPEMNGTEFLSRTVGLYPDTIRILLTGFTDVEDLVEAINAGQVFKYITKPWNPERLKAVVEQATDTYRLVKKRTQELQRALRRESLFNAVTTAIRESLDYESMLQKIAATIGQTFEATCCLLKPVENNRLTPNQFYYQNPTVDLPESAFDPSCLIAEVLETGHYQIAQDTNNGKPCNYLVVPLCYQQHLLAVLALYQWGREHPWHDEDIQLIAGVAEQAALAVSQAKLYQHLQEKQQQISAELEVARQIQNNLLRQTLPDIKGAKLQACCYPAREVGGDFFEVFVHPTQGDVWLAVGDVSGKGVPAALFMASAISVLRRELSQENPPEPNVVIHNLNHALCDDLISNNCFITFVLARYTPTTRELVYANAGHIYPLVWSNQINAPEKPVYLTVRAIPLGILPKWQAKSGSLVLTPGDTLLLASDGITEAMVSNKLLTTVKTVGGVQPVSHSMLNQDGLWQLLQQEPKPLSLNHLLARIQADNHVQEDDQTILSLEVL, encoded by the coding sequence ATGACAGAAACTGAGGTAGAAAAACTGAAGCTCATGGTAGTAGACGATGAGCCAGATAACTTAGATTTACTCTACCGTACTTTTAGGCGAGATTTTCAAGTATATAAAGCCAACCATGCCTATAAAGCTTTAGAAATTCTGGCTCAAGAAGGCGAAATGGCCGTAATTATCTCAGACCAGAGAATGCCAGAAATGAACGGTACAGAATTTCTCAGCCGTACAGTAGGACTTTACCCCGACACAATTCGGATTTTATTGACAGGTTTTACCGATGTCGAAGATTTGGTGGAAGCTATTAATGCAGGTCAAGTCTTCAAATACATCACCAAACCCTGGAACCCTGAACGGCTTAAAGCTGTGGTTGAACAAGCTACAGACACCTATCGTTTGGTCAAAAAACGCACCCAAGAATTACAACGTGCTTTGCGGCGAGAATCTTTATTTAATGCGGTAACAACAGCAATTCGAGAATCTTTGGATTATGAGAGTATGTTGCAAAAAATCGCCGCTACCATCGGACAAACCTTTGAGGCTACTTGTTGTTTACTCAAACCAGTAGAAAACAACCGCCTAACACCAAATCAGTTTTATTACCAAAATCCAACCGTAGATTTACCGGAGAGCGCCTTTGACCCCTCTTGTTTAATTGCTGAGGTACTAGAAACTGGTCACTATCAAATTGCTCAAGATACAAACAATGGCAAGCCGTGCAATTACCTAGTTGTACCTCTGTGCTATCAACAGCACTTGCTGGCTGTGCTAGCACTTTACCAATGGGGACGAGAACATCCTTGGCATGATGAGGATATTCAGTTAATTGCGGGTGTAGCTGAACAAGCTGCTTTAGCCGTTTCTCAAGCAAAACTTTATCAGCACCTGCAAGAAAAACAACAGCAAATTAGTGCTGAATTAGAAGTAGCGCGTCAAATTCAAAATAATTTACTACGCCAAACTCTACCAGATATCAAAGGCGCAAAATTACAGGCTTGTTGTTATCCAGCCAGAGAAGTAGGTGGTGACTTTTTTGAAGTCTTTGTCCATCCCACACAAGGAGATGTATGGCTAGCTGTAGGTGACGTTTCTGGTAAAGGTGTACCGGCGGCTTTATTTATGGCTAGTGCAATTTCTGTATTGCGCCGAGAATTATCTCAGGAAAATCCACCCGAACCCAATGTAGTCATACATAACCTCAACCATGCTTTGTGTGATGACTTAATTAGCAACAACTGCTTTATTACTTTTGTTTTAGCTCGTTATACACCGACTACTAGAGAGTTAGTTTATGCAAACGCCGGTCATATCTATCCTCTGGTTTGGTCAAATCAAATCAATGCACCAGAAAAACCCGTTTATCTCACAGTTAGAGCTATTCCTTTAGGGATTTTACCCAAGTGGCAGGCTAAGTCCGGTAGTTTAGTGCTGACACCCGGAGATACATTACTGTTAGCCAGCGATGGTATCACAGAAGCAATGGTATCAAATAAGTTGTTAACCACAGTAAAAACCGTGGGTGGCGTTCAGCCAGTAAGTCATTCTATGCTGAATCAAGATGGTCTGTGGCAACTCTTACAACAAGAGCCTAAACCGCTATCTCTTAACCATTTATTAGCTCGTATTCAGGCAGATAACCACGTTCAAGAGGACGATCAAACTATACTCTCATTGGAGGTCTTGTAA
- a CDS encoding response regulator transcription factor translates to MSKIRIALIEDHDLTRVGIRTALLQRQEIEVVGEAANAVEGLNMLKTVQPDIAIIDIGLPDKDGIELTRELKSSRNNPDSGTKVLILTLRDNKEAVLAAFAAGADSYCMKDIGFDNLLEAVKVTYNGNAWIDPAIARIVLQQAQQQPKPEVSKAEAENPLTNPETQDDLDIIDPYTLTERELEVLQLIVEGCSNAVIAERLYITVGTVKTHVRNILNKLSADDRTQAAVRALRSGLVG, encoded by the coding sequence ATGAGTAAAATTCGGATTGCCCTGATTGAAGATCATGATCTAACCCGTGTGGGTATTCGGACAGCACTACTACAAAGGCAGGAAATTGAAGTTGTTGGAGAAGCTGCCAATGCAGTAGAAGGCTTAAACATGTTAAAAACGGTACAACCAGATATTGCGATTATTGATATCGGTTTACCAGACAAAGATGGTATTGAGCTAACACGAGAATTAAAGTCTAGCAGAAATAACCCGGATTCAGGCACAAAAGTACTAATTCTAACCTTACGCGATAACAAAGAAGCAGTTTTAGCAGCTTTTGCAGCTGGGGCTGATTCTTACTGTATGAAGGATATTGGATTTGATAATCTCTTGGAAGCAGTTAAGGTGACTTACAATGGCAACGCTTGGATTGATCCAGCGATCGCCAGAATTGTATTACAACAAGCACAACAACAACCCAAACCAGAAGTTTCTAAGGCAGAAGCAGAAAATCCACTCACAAATCCCGAAACCCAAGACGATTTAGATATTATTGACCCCTACACCCTGACAGAAAGGGAGTTAGAAGTGCTACAGTTAATCGTCGAAGGCTGTAGTAATGCAGTCATAGCCGAACGCTTATACATCACCGTCGGCACAGTAAAAACCCATGTGCGGAATATTTTAAATAAACTCTCCGCCGATGACCGTACTCAAGCAGCAGTTCGTGCTTTACGTTCTGGGCTAGTAGGTTAA
- a CDS encoding ATP-binding protein: MKSELHVPSDLNYLNIVENWLLGCLKIQFGDSVDWSRQSSRLRLALVEAYSNVVRHAHKEQPNLPILLRVEFKERDIAIEIWDYGAGFDMATYFPPNPDDRQEGGYGWLIMNRLMDKVEYQLQVNGANCLKLEATIPELANN, from the coding sequence ATGAAAAGTGAGCTGCATGTACCAAGTGACTTGAATTATTTAAACATCGTCGAAAACTGGTTACTGGGATGTTTAAAGATTCAGTTTGGAGACTCTGTTGATTGGTCAAGGCAATCAAGCCGCTTGCGCCTAGCGTTGGTGGAAGCCTATTCTAACGTTGTGCGTCACGCCCATAAAGAGCAACCAAATCTGCCAATTCTACTACGTGTGGAATTTAAAGAACGAGATATTGCTATAGAGATTTGGGATTACGGCGCAGGTTTTGATATGGCTACCTATTTCCCGCCTAACCCTGATGATAGACAAGAAGGTGGATACGGCTGGCTAATTATGAATCGGTTAATGGATAAAGTAGAATATCAGTTGCAAGTGAATGGAGCTAACTGTCTCAAATTAGAAGCCACTATCCCAGAGTTAGCCAATAACTGA